The following are encoded in a window of Arthrobacter antioxidans genomic DNA:
- a CDS encoding DUF4129 domain-containing protein, whose product MSGGIPFLLTPDTDEARRLLEEELARPPYVEAQPGIVERILTGILRGIARLLDSMGGLAPGPGTLVLALGAVLAVIVAVVLIRPRLNTRGRKQESAVFDDDATHSADHHRGRAAALAAARDWNGAVAEVLRAVIRSAEERLVVADQPGRTATEAAAQLGAVFAPLSTDVAWLAEVFNETHYGSGTASEDAYRRAAALDARLSAERPAPSADTTAPAAPR is encoded by the coding sequence ATGAGCGGTGGGATCCCCTTCCTCCTCACCCCTGACACGGACGAGGCGCGGCGCCTGCTCGAGGAGGAACTGGCCAGGCCCCCGTACGTCGAGGCGCAGCCCGGTATCGTCGAACGCATCCTCACCGGGATCCTGCGCGGCATCGCCCGGCTCCTCGACTCAATGGGCGGGCTCGCGCCGGGACCGGGCACCCTTGTGCTGGCCCTCGGCGCGGTGCTCGCCGTCATCGTGGCCGTCGTGCTCATCAGGCCACGGCTGAACACGCGCGGCAGGAAGCAGGAGTCCGCGGTGTTCGACGACGACGCGACACACTCCGCCGACCACCACCGCGGCCGGGCAGCCGCCCTGGCGGCGGCCCGGGACTGGAACGGGGCCGTCGCCGAAGTGCTGCGGGCCGTCATCCGGTCGGCCGAGGAACGCCTCGTGGTCGCCGACCAGCCCGGACGGACGGCCACGGAGGCCGCCGCCCAGCTCGGCGCCGTGTTCGCGCCCCTGTCCACCGACGTCGCCTGGCTGGCCGAGGTGTTCAACGAGACCCACTACGGCAGCGGGACCGCGTCCGAGGACGCCTACCGGCGCGCGGCCGCGCTCGATGCGCGGCTCTCCGCGGAACGACCCGCCCCCTCCGCGGACACGACGGCCCCGGCGGCACCCCGGTGA
- a CDS encoding DUF4350 domain-containing protein: MTRRQRTPAAARAAGTSPDGTSPDAGVPDRDGPAPTRGATGGMTGHEVMGDGGSALTTVRSRLRRSRPLILGALVLALILLINLFSGQEEDARPLSPGNAAPQGARAVAEVLASEGVDVVRADSYDEAIAALEKGPATLFLNDAQQYLSAGQVADVAVLADRAVLAAPGARQLAALDDDFAPVGAAPLDLAGDAPALSADCPDTDASAAGTLTASGTAYSGAVECFRVAVEDAAGGLYTTSDDGSVAVLGAPSILSNEAITEEGNAALALRALGSSPTLVWYEPSGADVVSTGEGVDPMTLLPPWVNPLLVWLLACAVLAMLWRGRRMGPLAAEPLPVVVRAAETAEGRARLYQDSRAVGHAAVTLRAASLARMARRLRVDRAASAAEVIDAASRHSGRPRTEIEQRLLGVPTTNHQLVLWAQDILDLEKEITPS, encoded by the coding sequence GTGACCCGCAGGCAGCGGACCCCCGCGGCGGCCCGGGCCGCCGGCACCTCTCCCGACGGAACCTCTCCCGACGCCGGCGTGCCGGACCGCGACGGGCCCGCCCCGACGAGAGGGGCGACGGGAGGGATGACGGGACACGAGGTCATGGGCGACGGCGGGAGCGCGCTGACGACCGTCCGCTCCAGGCTCCGGCGTTCCCGTCCCCTGATCCTCGGGGCCCTCGTCCTGGCCCTGATCCTCCTGATCAACCTCTTCTCCGGCCAGGAGGAGGACGCGCGCCCGCTGTCCCCCGGCAACGCGGCGCCGCAGGGTGCACGAGCGGTCGCGGAGGTCCTCGCGTCCGAGGGCGTCGACGTCGTCCGGGCCGATTCCTACGACGAGGCGATCGCCGCCCTGGAGAAGGGGCCGGCGACACTGTTCCTCAACGACGCCCAGCAGTACCTCAGCGCCGGCCAGGTGGCGGACGTGGCCGTCCTGGCGGACCGCGCCGTCCTCGCCGCACCGGGAGCGCGCCAGCTGGCCGCCCTCGACGACGACTTCGCGCCGGTCGGCGCCGCGCCCCTCGATCTGGCCGGGGACGCCCCGGCCCTGTCCGCCGACTGCCCCGACACGGACGCCAGCGCGGCCGGCACGCTCACCGCGTCGGGGACCGCCTACTCCGGCGCCGTCGAATGCTTCCGGGTCGCGGTCGAGGACGCGGCCGGCGGCCTGTACACCACGAGCGACGACGGCTCGGTGGCCGTCCTGGGCGCCCCGTCGATCCTGTCCAACGAGGCCATCACGGAGGAGGGCAACGCGGCCCTCGCGCTGCGCGCGCTCGGCTCCTCGCCCACGCTCGTCTGGTACGAACCGAGCGGGGCGGACGTCGTCTCCACCGGGGAGGGCGTCGACCCGATGACGCTCCTCCCGCCCTGGGTGAATCCCCTGCTCGTCTGGCTCCTGGCCTGCGCGGTCCTCGCCATGCTGTGGCGGGGCCGGCGCATGGGCCCCCTCGCGGCCGAGCCGCTGCCCGTCGTCGTGCGCGCCGCCGAGACGGCGGAGGGCCGGGCCCGCCTCTACCAGGACTCCCGGGCCGTGGGCCACGCAGCCGTGACCCTGCGCGCGGCAAGCCTCGCCCGCATGGCCCGCCGGCTCCGCGTGGACCGTGCGGCCTCCGCGGCGGAGGTCATCGATGCGGCCTCCCGCCACAGCGGCAGGCCCCGGACCGAGATCGAGCAGCGACTGCTCGGCGTCCCGACCACCAACCACCAGCTTGTGCTCTGGGCACAGGACATCCTCGACCTCGAGAAGGAGATCACGCCGTCATGA
- a CDS encoding AAA family ATPase: MNQTRRWQEEQDEQAAPTGGAHQATRTEDPDAPSDGQADGQADGQADGAGHGRAAGPADQAAADGASARDALLRVRAEVGKSIVGQDAAVTGLLIGLLADGHVLLEGVPGVAKTLLVRTLATALDLDTKRVQFTPDLMPGDITGSLIYESKTSEFTFREGPVFTNILLADEINRTPPKTQASLLEAMEERQVSVDGVSRRLPTPFIVAATQNPVEYEGTYPLPEAQLDRFLLKLTLPLPGREDEIEVIRRHSVGFDPRNLAAAGVRAVAGAADIDRARAAVSGVAIAPEVLAYIVDLVRATRTSPSFQLGVSPRGATALLNTSRAWAWLSGRSFVTPDDVKALTLPALRHRVALRPEAQMDGVGVDDVLGSILGSVPVPR; the protein is encoded by the coding sequence ATGAACCAGACCCGACGCTGGCAGGAAGAGCAGGACGAGCAGGCGGCACCCACCGGAGGCGCCCACCAGGCGACGCGCACCGAGGACCCGGACGCGCCGTCGGACGGGCAGGCGGACGGGCAGGCTGACGGGCAGGCTGACGGCGCGGGGCACGGCCGGGCAGCCGGTCCGGCCGATCAGGCCGCCGCCGACGGCGCCTCGGCCCGGGACGCCCTCCTGCGGGTGCGCGCCGAGGTGGGCAAGTCGATCGTGGGCCAGGACGCGGCGGTCACGGGCCTCCTCATCGGTCTCCTCGCGGACGGGCACGTGCTGCTGGAGGGCGTGCCGGGCGTCGCCAAGACGCTGCTGGTCCGCACGCTGGCCACCGCCCTGGACCTCGACACGAAGCGCGTCCAGTTCACCCCGGACCTCATGCCGGGCGACATCACGGGCTCGCTCATCTACGAGTCGAAGACCTCCGAGTTCACCTTCCGCGAGGGCCCGGTGTTCACGAACATCCTGCTCGCCGACGAGATCAACCGCACCCCGCCCAAGACCCAGGCATCACTGCTCGAGGCGATGGAGGAGCGGCAGGTCTCCGTCGACGGCGTGTCACGGCGCCTGCCGACGCCGTTCATCGTCGCGGCCACGCAGAACCCCGTGGAATACGAGGGCACCTATCCCCTGCCCGAGGCCCAGCTCGACCGCTTCCTGCTGAAGCTCACCCTCCCGCTCCCCGGGCGCGAGGACGAGATCGAGGTGATCCGTCGGCACAGCGTCGGGTTCGACCCCCGCAACCTCGCTGCGGCCGGTGTGCGGGCCGTGGCGGGCGCGGCGGACATCGACCGGGCGCGCGCCGCGGTGTCCGGCGTCGCGATCGCCCCCGAGGTCCTCGCCTACATCGTGGACCTGGTCCGCGCCACGCGGACCTCCCCGTCCTTCCAGCTCGGCGTCTCCCCGCGCGGCGCCACCGCGCTGCTCAACACCTCGCGCGCCTGGGCGTGGCTCTCCGGCCGCTCCTTCGTGACCCCCGACGACGTCAAGGCCCTCACCCTGCCGGCGCTCCGCCACCGGGTCGCCCTG